TTGTTTGTAGCCCCATCTTAAAAACTTGTTACAGATGCACTTTCTTGGTCTTATGAGACTTGTCAGAAGTTGACATGGTAACAAATTTAGGACTTGTTTTGCTTCCACAGAAGAAACTGATGAGAGTGGACTAGGAACTTCTAGTGATGATGTACTGGATCCTTCAAAGGCGGATGACCTTACAGTAAGGTAATGATGCTACACTTCCTTTGGAAAGTGTTTGTGTGCTAAAAACGTAGTTGGAGATGCATGTTTTGTAgtatctgtgtttcttttaagcTTGTTATACTGTGGTTTCAGAGATGACTGACTGTTGCAGTAACAATTTCTGCAGTCATGCCTGCTAATCACAGGGCAGGAGCAAAAGCATTGATGTCCTCTTTGCTGTACGTCAAGCTTGTTACAGTATACTTGCAGTGAAGtagctttttattaaaaaaaatatataaacagcAAACATTGCTTAACTGACTTATTTcctcatgtttttcttcctttcatttatgCTTGGTGACTTCTGATCTGTGGGATAAGATAATGTCACTGAGACCAGGAGGACCTGGGAATGTGTTAGTTAGTGGGTGGCAAAAAAACCCCACGTATAATTCTCTTTagttttgattgtttgtttgtttgtgtgatATTTGCAAGAGACGGATGTGAGGGTGAGGCCcagcttctgaaacagaaagcagttgCTGATCCTTCGCGTAATACAACTTCACAAGAAACTGTGAAAACAACCAGCAATGTGGGAATTGTGATGCGTCAAACAGACAAGGCAGCTGCCTCTACTGGTAAGTTCTGGATGGAGTTATGGTATAAGGCTTATTAAAGCtagattttaaaagataagGGGTTCTGtttgtgtattattttttaaaaagaattcaaGATTAGAGAAGTGTGTGTTACCAGATCTGCATATTTTAGTCTCTGGGTTTCTTCAGAAGCAAGTTTGTACTCTGTTTTCTTAGCCAGTAGAATAAAGCAGGGATTATGATGATCCTTTTCCACCACTTTAAGTGTTCCAGGGCTGAAATGATGGATATTTGCAAGGACTATAAGTGTGCAGTGATAAATtttgtaaaacatttaaaaattaatgatgtAGCTGAAACAACTATTACAACTGTGAGACTATCAGACTTGTTATTCCATTTTGCTTGTGTTGCTGTTGCCACTAGAGGCCAGGTTTTCATCTGCAGTTTATAGTCCATGTTTATTTCCAGTGCTTGTTCGTGCTATTAGATGAAGAAACACGGCCCCACTGACAGATATTTTGCTCTCTCGTCTGTAGCTTATGATTGACTAAGGTTCTGTGAAAGATGGTAActacagcagcagtgagtgctgtggTAGATATTTAATCACCCATGTTAAATATTATGCTTGTCTGACCAAAAAACTGGCATGGTGTCCCTGGGTTCCTGCTCATGTTACCACATACACTTTATAAAAAGGACATTTGCTTATCAACAATCATCAATGAGCATGAATGATAACATTCAGTTGTAGTTAATTCAAATTGAGTGAATGCATCAGTGTTGTCAGCCAAGTCCTTACCTGACAACTATTTTCTTGTTGGGCAGAGCATCTGAAGGTAGGAATTACATAGGTGGAGGCTGGGACTAGTTCTGCTTGTACTGTTTAGGTAAAGATTGAATGTGGGTGAAAGGGATGTTGGGAATAATTACTCATCATCTGAATAAATTGTGGATATTGGTTAGTTTGTGTTGATTATATACTTGGGCTTTAAAGGAATGACAGTACTCCTGTTTTACGGGCATGAAGTTAGAAGATGGAGGTTTCTGGAAACAGTGGATTATATGTCACAAAGAATATCGTATGTGCATCATAATACATATGTGAAAGGGAAGAACTTTAAATCATTTCTTTAGTTGCAATAGGATATTTCCTCTTCCAACTTGTCTAACCCTGCCTTCCATCCACAGGTGGAAGAGGTTCTGGTGCTAAAAAAGACATGGATACTACTGGGGCAGATGTTGCTTCGCTGCAGTTGGATCTCATGCCTCTCCTCTCAGGTATTATTCTGTAAGGAagaggcagggagggagcagcaTGTTCGATGTATTGTGTGCTTCTGAAGCACTGGTGCTGGTTGGTCTGCCTGGTGGAAAACAAGCAGTTTAGTTCTAAGTTCTTATATCTATTGAGACTGTGTTGGAAATAGGATATCAGTCAGAAGAAAGTGGATTAGTTctgtggatttttgtttgtaacTAGATTAACATTATGCTGTCCTATTTCTGTGTGTAGTGACTTGAATCCTTCTGTGCTCATAGACAGAATTGCCAAGATGTCATAGAGGGTGAAATTCAGCTGCTGGGTGTATATAGCAGAGTTTGCCAtccaaaaacatttaaacatgcTTCTGTACTTCTAACAGAGACTTTAATTATGTTGAAAAGTCTCTAAACTGTTTTAGTATTTATGTGAACTGCATATTTGCATATTCAAAGTGACAGAAAACTTCAGCGTGCTTTTAGCTGTTAGCCCAAATGAGACTGCTGGCTCTGTTCTGgatactgttttcttcctcactgcaAAAGTTAAATAATATATGAAGCAATTactattacttttatttcaatACAAATTCAGTGGAGGTTTTTAACTAATTTAATCAAATAGTGATGCCTCTATGAGACAATTCCTCTAACAGTCTTTcatcttgttttttaaaggagaagatTCAGTGATCAGTCgactggaagaaaacagccCTGTTCTTTTAGATGCTTACGTGTCTTTCGCTGTAGAAACACCTCTTCTGtctgaaagacaaagacatGAATTGAATCCACTGGTTATTAAGATTTATTCAGCTACCAGACTCCCAAACACACCTGTACCAATAGAAGAGCTACAGGTAATGCATGCACTGCTCCTTTCTGAAGGAATTCCCTTGGTACAATGAAGTAATGTTGCTTAAAATATGggcatgtttttaaaaagaagttccCTTGTTGGTGGGTATTTGGCTCAGAGCAGTGCCTGACAACAAAACTGCAGTCCTTGCATTTTCTGGGGGCAACAATTTACATGAAGTcagcatatttttgtttttgagcaGTGGATCTTGATTTAGTTCAGTCACTGTGTTGTATGGTTTGAAACCATTTGCTGACCAGTCAGTATCTGTTGATCGGCTCATTTAGGAACAGCTTCTGTGTTGAAGGTATTATTGAACTTTGCAATGCAGTGTGCAGAATGATCACtaagttttgggttttgtttcctttgataAATGTGATGAAATAACGCATTGTTGAAATGTAAGAATGGTCAGGATAGTCCTTGGCAACCAGCTTTCCTCTTTGTGCTGATTGCATTAATGCTGATGAACACTTGTACAGAAGAACCACAGTTATTGCAGAATGGATCTTGCTATTTAGCCCCAAAAGTGTAACCAAGTGGCTCATAATGGAGATGATACAGTCCATTCCCTATGGTATCTCTGGGTAATTGTTGAATTTTGTAACTACCTACAGGCCTTGAATCCTACATATATATGAAgattaaacaaaacagatatcAGGGAGTCATCGCAGTCCCCTGCCTGCATGCTTCTTTAATAATCTAGAAAGAAGAGATGtggttttttaaattttttttttaaattttcttaaatacataTGGAAAATCAACAAATTTGAGGACAGACAAATGAAGGGGACAGTGACTCCCTGAAACCCAGGATCCAGGCATGCAGAATGGCCTCCTTGTTGCCTTGAAAGACATAGCTTGTACCATGAAGTGCATCCGCTTTTTGCCCTCTACAATAAAAGCCAATTGTTCTGtgatatgaaaaatgaagagggaagaaattaaCACTTCAAtcatctgtttctctctttatttttatagagaATGTGTGTTCCTACCTACTGCAAATACAAATTCCACGATTTTCCAGCTCATCAGACTCATGGACAAATCCATGGGACTCACGTCTACTTTAAGGATGTTAATGTATTTCTAACAGGAAGAATGAAACCTGGGGAATTGCAGAGATGTCTTCAAGGGCCACCTCTGGAGATTGAAGTTCATGATCGGGATAGGAAGATTGAAGATGACAAGAAAAAGTCATATTTATTTGGGGAGGATCGAGCTGATGAAAACCTAGGAGAGGTGAGGCCCCCCACTTGCAGATCTGTTATCTCTAATTCTTCTACAGACGATGAAGTGTGGCATCCACATGGAGTAGCCAAAGTCAGTCTAACTGATCTATTGTTGGGTAAAAAGTACTTGACTATTAGTGCACCCATTCGTAGCTGTTCAACTCCAAATACAGTTGCTTTcaataaagagaataaaagaaagaagaagaatcCACAGATTCTATTACCTATGGGACATTATCTACAATCAGATTCGCTTTTGAAATTAAGAGTGGAGATAGCAGTGCCATTGAGAATACATCCAGAAATTGATGATGCTCAAGTGCCAGATAGCCCATACGGTTATATAATCTACATTTTTAACTACAGAAATTCATCTTTACTACATGATTTGGTGGAAGAGATTACGGAAATGAATGCTAAAGCCCTTCAGCTGGACTGTTATCCTCCAGATTTGACTAGGATGTCTCTTGCTAACTTAAAACTGGAAAGCACGCTTGAGAATATTACTGAGTTAGACATTGTTACTGGCTTTCACTTACTGGATGGAGCTATTCATCTCTTTGTCTTGGAGGGATTAAAAGACAAAGCCATCAAGAGACTCTGGGATAAGCACTTTGAAAGGTAAGAGTGAAGTTTTTTATCAATTATTTCCATAGGCAGCTGGATGTTGTTGCTTCTCAAAGTGAATTCTGCAGTTTTATACGTGTGTAAGTGGAAGAGAGGGCAAAGAGAGCGactgactggaaaaaagaaatgtttaaagcTCTGTTTCTGGAATGAGACAGTATTACTTCATATCTTGAGGATGCATTTGCACAGTAAAGGCAGTATAGTTTAGCAGAGATATTCAGAGAGAGCTCTTGAGTAGTGCTGTTAATATAGATAAAACTGAGGTGAGCTTCTTTTGAGGTGACTGCAAtgtggtttaaaaagaaaatgtgtttgacTCATGACATAAAggttttgatattttctttctttgtctgtaATGACTTTTTCAGAACAGTTCACGTGAAAGCTGTAGAATAAGACATTCCATTTAAAGGACAAAAATCAGTTGGTTTTGTGAGAGATAGTAATTGTATGGCAGAGCTGAGGAAACCTGAGATATGGGCTGATGGTTTTGACCctgtcattgctgtgctctgTTACAGAACTTACAGGCATGAAGATAAACGACTGGAAATACTATATAATTCACAACTGTCTTTCAGTCAGCGCCTCTATACAGACCTGGAAGCAATTTTTTATCATTTCCACCTCTGCAAGCCCCTCTTCAGAATAGTGAAACAACCTCTGCTTTATGTCAGGGGAGCAGTTCCTTGGGCATGTTTCCAAGCCTTGTCCAGGTATGACTCTTCTACATTTGTAGTCAAGAAATTAAGGAATATTATGAAGAAAGAGTGAATATTTGATTTTGAAAGTAATATTCTTTGATCTTTTCCGTGATGAAAGCAATCTGTGGGCATGATGAGTGGTTCAGATTTCAGATGACTTACAGGCGGGCCTGTTTTACTAACGACTGCTGTAACAGTAACTGGATATTGGTGAGCTCACTCGTTCTGTGGGCAGaaattcatacatttttattttaaagaagagtGTCTATAGATTAGCGTATTGGAATGTGCCTGAATAtaatacaaatagaaaaaagagaattctgGTGTCAGAAGCATCAGCTGGGAAGGATTTAATTCTCTGCTCTATTCTATATCACCTCTCTAAGAGAAGTGAGTAAAGGTACTTGATAGAATCAGAAAGTCACTTGAACTGAGTACTTTTATAAACAGTTTTCCTGAGGTAACTATAGTAAGGACGGGTTCTGTGCGAGTTGGGGAGACACAGTTTCCTTTccatagctttttcttttaagttctGTTGTGGGATTTGTTGCTGAGTCTGTCACTTTGCTCACTTTGTTTGCATGCAACAGCTGTCAGCCTTAAAACACCCAGGCGTATtctgaaaggatgaaaaaagaaatggataaaATTGCACTTTATATAATTTATGCAACTATGAAAAGTATTCTGTTTATATCTTTGTGTATTTGTCACAAGTAGCTCATAGGATGAAAGTTGATCAaaacaagaagtaaaataaaggtGAAGCAGAGGTGATTTTAGTAAAGTTTGTCATAAATATGAGTCATGCGATAGAACCAGCGTGAATGAAGGAAGTTTGCTTTATTGGTCCACCAGCCAGGGAACAGGAACTTGTCAGCTAATAATTAATCTTACAGTTAATTCTAATGACAATGACATTCCTAAGTTATACCTGGTAGTTTTAATGATCTGCTGTCCTACTGTATCACTGCCAAATAGTTGCAAATCTGAGCTGACCTGAACTTCTTAATAAATAGGTAGTTAGAGTTGTGCAGCTTTTTCCCCAGTAATTTTAGTGGTAATGCTTTGATTGCCATAAAGCTTTTGTAAACTAATAATGTGTTGATGTTTGTTTGTAGGCTCAGTTTCCTCTGTCACAGTAAGAGGCTGAGGGATGTTATTCAGGGGGATCTGCTGCCCTCGGCAGAAATGATCACAGCATTGAGTCGAATGTATGGAGTTCCAATAACTGATGAGGATCTCTTCATTCAGAAACCTcctttactttcattttcctctgattATACACCAGAAGGAGATGttagcagagagaaaaaggcagGATATTCTTTAATAGATAACTACAATGAAAAATACGtgcagtggaagaaagaaagagacaaaaagtCTTTCAAGAGAAACCATATTAGGGTGAGTTGTTGGTTATGTGAAAGAGGCAAACCTAATAACTGTGACATTTCTCATCCTGATTAATATCCCCTTCTCTTCAAATGTTAGGAAAGTTTTTAAGTCTAATGTATTTGTAGGTATTGTACAAACATTCCTAAAGCATTGGGTAGTTTTATGTTGCAGACAACTGTTTCTTAAGGGGAAGCAAGCAGTTGTACTGCGTGCAAGTAAGTAGAGGAGGTGCTGTGTGAGTGGGAAGGAAACTGATGGATTATGTAAAGGATTTGCCAGTTTCTTCTTGGGGTTGGTTCCTATTTTTGTGTAGTGTCAGTTTTTAGTTTCTTTGAAGTTTGCAGTTTTCTGAGTGTACGTGCTTTAACCAGTTCTTGTTTTATAAATGCTTTGAATCGAGAGGACAACAGAGGGACTGAAATCCCTACAGGTTTGATTGAAATATATCTATCTTTTGAGCTGAAACGTTTGAATGTATTAGGAAGCTTTTAAACATTGTCAGAAGGAAGTGATATCCAAAATGCAGTGTTACTCTTTTGCTGCAGTAACCTATTGTGGCATGGTCTGAATTCAAAGCCTTCATTACAATAAACAAAGTTTGATAGTGTTGGCAAGTGAATTGAAAGATGTGAGGTTTTAATTACACTGTGTCAGCAGAGAAATGTGAGGAGTCATAATATTGTTACTCACGTATGTAACTGTAATTGCTGGGGTTTTAATGGAGTGACGTAAATGAAAAAACTTACCTTATTTCACTTGATAAAGACCAGCATCAGCTCTCCAGAACAGTGATTCCTGTCTGTAAGCAGAAGTCATTCTCTGCTGAGTCCTTGTCTCCAGTGCGCTCACTGCCTTTAGTTCCACCGTGTCATACGCAAGGATGAAATGAGGCTCTAAGCTGTATGAAATTAAATGGTGCTCTATCTTTTTAATACAGCCTTTTTGAGGAGAGTTGTATTAATGAAGAACTGTTATGCACCttgtgtataaatatttatttctacttgTGTATCttctaaaagctttttaatgttttcaataTCATTTGgttgtttgaaatatttttgttgcaCTCTTAAGTTCCCAATTCAGATGGAATTCACACAGATTCTCTCCTTGCAGGCTAACATCGATGCTGTGTCCCAGCTTAAGGGaaagatggaaaagcagaagtttcaATCTTTAAGGATTTTTCCTGCTGATGGCAAATCTGTTTATAACTATAGTTGTCAGCGCCTGAATTCTGCAGAACTTGCAAAGAAGCTTCTTTGCCAGGAAATGGCGAAGGTAAACTGAGGTACAGAAATGGAAGAGCTTGGGTTGCCTTATGTAGGGcttaaaacaagagaagaaattaGATAGGTCCACAAGATGACTTCCATGTTAGTACATAGAATTGGGAGTTGGTACCCAAGAAGCGGTGCTCCTTCTTGCTGTGTAAAATTCCATTCTCCCTGTTGTCCATTGTAGCCAATGCCTCTTCTTCATGACTTGGGCTCTGAGTTTGACTGTGGACTTCGGTAACTTGGAGGTCACAGTTCTGAGTTCCACGCATCTGTAAGCAGTGATGGGGCTGCTTACAGATGGGCTGCAATGCTGATGTGGTATGAAGTGGTTTGAAGAAGGTGTTTGAGAACGTACTTGAAGAATAGCTTTTATCTGCTGTTCTCAGAATTGCTGGCTTCAATCTTGATAACAAATGCTATTCTCCTGTCCACTGGAGGAAATTATTGTAGCTCTGTGAGAAGTGTTGATGGCACCCATGAACACAATATAACCTAAAGTTACCTTTCCATAACCAAAAGTAAACAATATTAAAGATATTTGTTCCATCCTTGGATCATAAAGTAATgaaattcaaaaacaaattgtGATTACTTAATGACACTTCTTTGTATAATTTTTATCTACAATTACTTCAAGCCTTAAGAAATGTTCCTGGTTCTGTActtttgattgttttcttctcccagcaAAAAGGGAAgttcacattattattattattttttgtaggTGCCAAAAAGATTCAATTATAACCACAAGTATCTTTTAGCCATGTTTGACCCAGTTGATGTGGCTGCTGCCAGTAAGGAGTCCTTTGCAAAATCCAAGAGTAGGTGGCTGTCACCAGATGGATTTGTATTTCTTGGATATAAGAGCAGCATTGAAAGCAACCGGCACCCTCTTACGCCTCACGAAGCACGTGTGGAGGAGTTACGAGAGGTAACGGAGTACTTAAATGAAACAAGAGAATAGAAGCATTTTAGCAGACTTGAAAGAGGATGACTGTGTTAGTGTTTGGAGTTCTCTCTTGTGGGGTCCGAGGATCTGTCTGTGTTTGCAATTGGTGTAGATCAGAGCCCAGCTCACCCAGACcttcctgtatttttccagaTTCCCCACtagttatttttcctccatcttttATTTGTGGTTTGTAGTTCCAGTTTTACTAGAGGTTTTCTATCAGTTTCTTGCTGTTCTGTGTCCTccctttctgtttattctttactatttaattttttttttctttaactattCAAGAGTAACAGAAGCAAGAGTGTACAGTATTATTTCTGTTGCCTTTTGCTGAAGATAGCAGCGAGGAGGAGAGCTTAGCAGTACAGGATGAAGAACTTGACAAGCTGAAAAAGGGGCAGCAAAAGGGATAGCATTGTACTTAAAGGGGTTCAAATTAAATTTAGAAATGGCAGGAGAATGCCAACATGGAGTCAACGCTGTCACGAGGCAGATGGAGGTGGGACAAACGGCACATTGACTTCGAGCTCTACAAGAAGCCACCTGAACTCCCTGTGGCAACAGCCTCACTGACAGGTAAGGTGTTGTTAATTAGCTACTAACAAGGCTTTTAACTTGATGCTGTGATATACAGTCCTGAAGcttgctcagctctgccatcaAGGGAAGGGAATGTAAATGTGAAGAGGTTTATCATACAAAGCATTAGAGGATGTAAGAAAGACCTTGACCTTGCTTCAGTTTTACCCTCCACTTCCTTAACTTCTTAGCTTTAGTTTCTTTGTGTGCAGTATGACAGGAAGGCATAGAGCCTTGGCTTACTCTTCTGTAAAGCTATCCCTGCCGGCTGCCTGTTCTTACTTTGTGTGGACTGGTAACAATCAATCAGCTTTTGTTGCTAGGAGGTCAGACTGCAAGTAATACCAGCAAATGAATTCAGAAGGGGCCCAAGATGAGCAGTTAAATCCATGTGCTGTTATCACAGCAGCCAATAATGTGTGCCTTGGTGAGGTGGTCAGTGAATTGCGAGACATGTGAGTAGTGCAGCTCTTCTCCGTTGCTTCACACAGAGAAATGCTGCTGGAATTCAACAGGATGAATTTATGTATTCATGGAATCTACAGGACTAAGAATTGCCTTTGCTGTGAGGCACCAGCCATTATTGTAGTACCAATATGATTTGTTTGCTTCGCTTCTTTATGGGAAAGGATGTTTGCTGCCATAGCAGACTTTTAGCATCCCTTTTCCAAGTCAAAATCTTATCATTCCCATTTAAAACCATCtgctctttttgtctttgttttttttctctcttcaatCTGTTTTGGCCATGTGAATATAATGCTCATTTTGTGCAAAATGCAGTTGGTAATATCGAGCTGAAAGTTCACTATTGCTCCACAGCAGCTGAGTTGCACACAGATGGGCCAGGAGCCAGTTCTCAAGTACAGAAGCCCCAAGGACTTCGGAAAGATGAGCCTCTGAAATTCTCACTCAGGAAGCCAGGAGTAGTTTTGAAGGTAAGGGTTAAATAACTAACTGCTGTCCCTGGGTACTGATCTTGGCACCCACCTTTGTACAGCAACGCCAGTCTTGTACTTCATGGCAAGCAGATAATGACACTTAATGGAGCACAACactttctgaagtaaaaatatgtGGTAAATTGATGCTCAAGTTTATGAAAGTCTTAACAGAAATCAAACTGCACAACATTATTGgtagtatttattatttatttccttgctttgggTGTTCAGACACACACAGAGGAGTATGGGTGAGGATTTCAGTTAACTCACTTGCCTGTCGGTGTGcaaggggagagaaaggaagagtgATTTTTGGCCAGCTGTCTTAGCAGCTTTAAAAGGGATTGAATTGTCCCCTATTGAAATCTGGGGCTTGTTGGTGCCGAAATCACAGCAGACACCTCAGTTTTGGAAGACAAAAGGATCTGTGCTCATTAATATGGAAAGCTGCATGGGTGGCCTGCATCCAACAGTCCTTTTGTTGGCTGAAGAACAGTCAGTGCTTGCGTGTAAATGAGTGACCCAAACACAGCTTGCTTTTAAAGCTGATTTTGATCTAGGGGAATGAAATGCTCTGGCTGTAAATGctctagaaaaacaaatacaggaaTGATGAAAATGCTAATTACAAAGGCAGAGATGAGGCTTGTGAGCCTACACCCTCTTCCCACCCTCTCCCCCCTTTTTAAGGTAATATTCTGCATGGCAGTTTTTGTATGAAATGGATGTTTAGCAGCAAAATGCCTGTCCTTAGTTTAGTGTCAGGCTTTGAAATTAA
The DNA window shown above is from Coturnix japonica isolate 7356 chromosome 12, Coturnix japonica 2.1, whole genome shotgun sequence and carries:
- the CFAP92 gene encoding uncharacterized protein KIAA1257 homolog isoform X1, with amino-acid sequence MEEGGGQELAELGTARAESSCGSSERGSSPSAGERQLSSPHVVPCVLTVSLAIPTLASKQKQTTTNPPDRRGKGAPADDLKTKRCYHIEIFLLPDDLEPRKMDLMVVGMVAKLFAESASKTITPWLEDDQIWISWNHNTSVNVTNEFLIKLRDHKITFKLWDTKDKVLSDAKPNKPDGSSTEREAEAADEVEHTVLLQRKLFEGSQPAPSCTKIREAKESKAQKGSKALPIKEETDESGLGTSSDDVLDPSKADDLTVSFDCLFVCVIFARDGCEGEAQLLKQKAVADPSRNTTSQETVKTTSNVGIVMRQTDKAAASTGGRGSGAKKDMDTTGADVASLQLDLMPLLSGEDSVISRLEENSPVLLDAYVSFAVETPLLSERQRHELNPLVIKIYSATRLPNTPVPIEELQRMCVPTYCKYKFHDFPAHQTHGQIHGTHVYFKDVNVFLTGRMKPGELQRCLQGPPLEIEVHDRDRKIEDDKKKSYLFGEDRADENLGEVRPPTCRSVISNSSTDDEVWHPHGVAKVSLTDLLLGKKYLTISAPIRSCSTPNTVAFNKENKRKKKNPQILLPMGHYLQSDSLLKLRVEIAVPLRIHPEIDDAQVPDSPYGYIIYIFNYRNSSLLHDLVEEITEMNAKALQLDCYPPDLTRMSLANLKLESTLENITELDIVTGFHLLDGAIHLFVLEGLKDKAIKRLWDKHFERTYRHEDKRLEILYNSQLSFSQRLYTDLEAIFYHFHLCKPLFRIVKQPLLYVRGAVPWACFQALSRLSFLCHSKRLRDVIQGDLLPSAEMITALSRMYGVPITDEDLFIQKPPLLSFSSDYTPEGDVSREKKAGYSLIDNYNEKYVQWKKERDKKSFKRNHIRANIDAVSQLKGKMEKQKFQSLRIFPADGKSVYNYSCQRLNSAELAKKLLCQEMAKVPKRFNYNHKYLLAMFDPVDVAAASKESFAKSKSRWLSPDGFVFLGYKSSIESNRHPLTPHEARVEELREKWQENANMESTLSRGRWRWDKRHIDFELYKKPPELPVATASLTAAELHTDGPGASSQVQKPQGLRKDEPLKFSLRKPGVVLKPIPAPSALGSQNSSDVLPGKKSVCSSFVPGLQENHSRKWEDDFIPSQQRA
- the CFAP92 gene encoding uncharacterized protein KIAA1257 homolog isoform X7; amino-acid sequence: MEEGGGQELAELGTARAESSCGSSERGSSPSAGERQLSSPHVVPCVLTVSLAIPTLASKQKQTTTNPPDRRGKGAPADDLKTKRCYHIEIFLLPDDLEPRKMDLMVVGMVAKLFAESASKTITPWLEDDQIWISWNHNTSVNVTNEFLIKLRDHKITFKLWDTKDKVLSDAKPNKPDGSSTEREAEAADEVEHTVLLQRKLFEGSQPAPSCTKIREAKESKAQKGSKALPIKEETDESGLGTSSDDVLDPSKADDLTVSFDCLFVCVIFARDGCEGEAQLLKQKAVADPSRNTTSQETVKTTSNVGIVMRQTDKAAASTGGRGSGAKKDMDTTGADVASLQLDLMPLLSGEDSVISRLEENSPVLLDAYVSFAVETPLLSERQRHELNPLVIKIYSATRLPNTPVPIEELQRMCVPTYCKYKFHDFPAHQTHGQIHGTHVYFKDVNVFLTGRMKPGELQRCLQGPPLEIEVHDRDRKIEDDKKKSYLFGEDRADENLGEVRPPTCRSVISNSSTDDEVWHPHGVAKVSLTDLLLGKKYLTISAPIRSCSTPNTVAFNKENKRKKKNPQILLPMGHYLQSDSLLKLRVEIAVPLRIHPEIDDAQVPDSPYGYIIYIFNYRNSSLLHDLVEEITEMNAKALQLDCYPPDLTRMSLANLKLESTLENITELDIVTGFHLLDGAIHLFVLEGLKDKAIKRLWDKHFERTYRHEDKRLEILYNSQLSFSQRLYTDLEAIFYHFHLCKPLFRIVKQPLLYVRGAVPWACFQALSRLSFLCHSKRLRDVIQGDLLPSAEMITALSRMYGVPITDEDLFIQKPPLLSFSSDYTPEGDVSREKKAGYSLIDNYNEKYVQWKKERDKKSFKRNHIRANIDAVSQLKGKMEKQKFQSLRIFPADGKSVYNYSCQRLNSAELAKKLLCQEMAKVN
- the CFAP92 gene encoding uncharacterized protein KIAA1257 homolog isoform X6, producing MDLMVVGMVAKLFAESASKTITPWLEDDQIWISWNHNTSVNVTNEFLIKLRDHKITFKLWDTKDKVLSDAKPNKPDGSSTEREAEAADEVEHTVLLQRKLFEGSQPAPSCTKIREAKESKAQKGSKALPIKEETDESGLGTSSDDVLDPSKADDLTVSFDCLFVCVIFARDGCEGEAQLLKQKAVADPSRNTTSQETVKTTSNVGIVMRQTDKAAASTGGRGSGAKKDMDTTGADVASLQLDLMPLLSGEDSVISRLEENSPVLLDAYVSFAVETPLLSERQRHELNPLVIKIYSATRLPNTPVPIEELQRMCVPTYCKYKFHDFPAHQTHGQIHGTHVYFKDVNVFLTGRMKPGELQRCLQGPPLEIEVHDRDRKIEDDKKKSYLFGEDRADENLGEVRPPTCRSVISNSSTDDEVWHPHGVAKVSLTDLLLGKKYLTISAPIRSCSTPNTVAFNKENKRKKKNPQILLPMGHYLQSDSLLKLRVEIAVPLRIHPEIDDAQVPDSPYGYIIYIFNYRNSSLLHDLVEEITEMNAKALQLDCYPPDLTRMSLANLKLESTLENITELDIVTGFHLLDGAIHLFVLEGLKDKAIKRLWDKHFERTYRHEDKRLEILYNSQLSFSQRLYTDLEAIFYHFHLCKPLFRIVKQPLLYVRGAVPWACFQALSRLSFLCHSKRLRDVIQGDLLPSAEMITALSRMYGVPITDEDLFIQKPPLLSFSSDYTPEGDVSREKKAGYSLIDNYNEKYVQWKKERDKKSFKRNHIRANIDAVSQLKGKMEKQKFQSLRIFPADGKSVYNYSCQRLNSAELAKKLLCQEMAKVPKRFNYNHKYLLAMFDPVDVAAASKESFAKSKSRWLSPDGFVFLGYKSSIESNRHPLTPHEARVEELREKWQENANMESTLSRGRWRWDKRHIDFELYKKPPELPVATASLTAAELHTDGPGASSQVQKPQGLRKDEPLKFSLRKPGVVLKPIPAPSALGSQNSSDVLPGKKSVCSSFVPGLQENHSRKWEDDFIPSQQRA
- the CFAP92 gene encoding uncharacterized protein KIAA1257 homolog isoform X5, with the translated sequence MEEGGGQELAELGTARAESSCGSSERGSSPSAGERQLSSPHVVPCVLTVSLAIPTLASKQKQTTTNPPDRRGKGAPADDLKTKRCYHIEIFLLPDDLEPRKMDLMVVGMVAKLFAESASKTITPWLEDDQIWISWNHNTSVNVTNEFLIKLRDHKITFKLWDTKDKVLSDAKPNKPDGSSTEREAEAAEETDESGLGTSSDDVLDPSKADDLTVRDGCEGEAQLLKQKAVADPSRNTTSQETVKTTSNVGIVMRQTDKAAASTGGRGSGAKKDMDTTGADVASLQLDLMPLLSGEDSVISRLEENSPVLLDAYVSFAVETPLLSERQRHELNPLVIKIYSATRLPNTPVPIEELQRMCVPTYCKYKFHDFPAHQTHGQIHGTHVYFKDVNVFLTGRMKPGELQRCLQGPPLEIEVHDRDRKIEDDKKKSYLFGEDRADENLGEVRPPTCRSVISNSSTDDEVWHPHGVAKVSLTDLLLGKKYLTISAPIRSCSTPNTVAFNKENKRKKKNPQILLPMGHYLQSDSLLKLRVEIAVPLRIHPEIDDAQVPDSPYGYIIYIFNYRNSSLLHDLVEEITEMNAKALQLDCYPPDLTRMSLANLKLESTLENITELDIVTGFHLLDGAIHLFVLEGLKDKAIKRLWDKHFERTYRHEDKRLEILYNSQLSFSQRLYTDLEAIFYHFHLCKPLFRIVKQPLLYVRGAVPWACFQALSRLSFLCHSKRLRDVIQGDLLPSAEMITALSRMYGVPITDEDLFIQKPPLLSFSSDYTPEGDVSREKKAGYSLIDNYNEKYVQWKKERDKKSFKRNHIRANIDAVSQLKGKMEKQKFQSLRIFPADGKSVYNYSCQRLNSAELAKKLLCQEMAKVPKRFNYNHKYLLAMFDPVDVAAASKESFAKSKSRWLSPDGFVFLGYKSSIESNRHPLTPHEARVEELREKWQENANMESTLSRGRWRWDKRHIDFELYKKPPELPVATASLTAAELHTDGPGASSQVQKPQGLRKDEPLKFSLRKPGVVLKPIPAPSALGSQNSSDVLPGKKSVCSSFVPGLQENHSRKWEDDFIPSQQRA